The following proteins are encoded in a genomic region of Sulfurospirillum arsenophilum NBRC 109478:
- a CDS encoding FAD-binding and (Fe-S)-binding domain-containing protein, producing MLLSGNYLDFYNEIVTFIPEKRIFTDPLHTIAYGTDASFYRLIPKVVVWVNDADEVSQILKITSSLSLPVVFRAAGTSLSGQAITDSILLVTSRDWKGINVNKEVSLITMQPSVVGADANAYLLPYGKKIGPDPASIGSAMIGGIAANNASGMCCGTTDNSYKTLESMKIIFHDGSELDTASSQSIHNFKQYHHALVERISALSSEIKANPELHDKIVRKFKIKNTCGYSLNALVDYEDPIDIIAHLMIGSEGTLGFIKEITFKTVPEYKDKASALMIFKNIKDACDAVIVLKTQCKDNVAAAEMMDRAGLASVENNEGMPSFLKTLSPTATAVLVESRAENDAKLDENIAIILEKLAHIEPEMPLHFTKDVYEYTKYWKIRKGLFPAVGAVRESGTTVIIEDVAYPIESLADATLELQELFKKYGYNEAIIFGHALDGNLHFVFTQAFDDEAEIKRYEAFMQEVAEQVATKYQGSLKAEHGTGRNMAPFVELEWGSDAYVLMKEIKAIFDPKGLINPGVIINADPKAHLKNFKSMPATDEYIDKCIECGFCEPTCPSNFITLTPRQRIVANRYMTTLKNEGEEEALEAFSALYQYDGIETCATCSLCSLTCPVGIDTGSLTKKLRANQIGSLGHSIAGFMADHYGGILSTGSVALSAVKGVNAVIPNSIMKGMSEGLRAITANKLPLWSASLPAGHRFHPSIKRTGKADKVVYFSSCINRTMANPNEKSNEKSLDVVIIGILEKAGYDVIIPSAIDGLCCGMPFSSKGYKQEGKQKSDELKNALLRASENGTYPILCDMSPCSKTMAQNFGDELKVHDTVEFILEYLVGKVTFTPIDEPVVIHPTCSTRKMGLTEKLEKVARLCSTKVTIPAEIGCCGFAGDRGFTFPELNKSALRHLKAAIPEDTKLAFSTSKTCEIGLSEESGLNYRSLFYLVERAIS from the coding sequence ATGCTATTAAGCGGAAATTACCTTGATTTCTACAATGAAATCGTTACGTTTATTCCTGAGAAGAGAATCTTTACAGACCCTCTTCATACCATCGCATATGGTACTGACGCTTCATTTTATAGGCTTATCCCTAAAGTGGTTGTTTGGGTCAATGATGCGGATGAAGTGAGCCAAATCCTTAAAATTACCTCTTCACTCTCCTTACCTGTTGTTTTTCGAGCCGCAGGGACAAGCCTCTCTGGGCAAGCGATTACCGATTCTATTTTACTCGTAACTTCGCGAGATTGGAAAGGGATCAACGTTAACAAAGAGGTGAGTTTAATCACGATGCAACCTTCTGTTGTGGGTGCAGACGCTAACGCCTACTTGCTTCCTTATGGTAAAAAAATAGGACCTGATCCTGCGAGTATTGGCTCTGCAATGATTGGCGGAATTGCTGCTAATAACGCGAGTGGCATGTGTTGTGGCACAACCGATAACTCCTACAAAACGCTGGAATCGATGAAGATTATCTTCCATGACGGAAGTGAGCTTGATACGGCGTCATCTCAGAGTATTCATAACTTTAAACAATACCACCATGCTTTGGTAGAGCGCATTAGCGCACTCTCTTCCGAGATTAAAGCCAACCCAGAGCTTCATGATAAAATTGTACGCAAATTCAAGATCAAAAATACCTGTGGGTATAGCCTCAATGCGCTCGTGGATTATGAAGATCCGATCGATATTATCGCGCATCTGATGATTGGTAGCGAAGGCACACTGGGATTTATTAAAGAGATTACGTTTAAAACCGTTCCTGAGTACAAAGACAAAGCCAGTGCCTTGATGATCTTTAAAAACATCAAAGATGCATGTGACGCGGTTATTGTGCTCAAAACACAGTGTAAAGACAATGTCGCTGCTGCTGAGATGATGGACAGAGCAGGGCTTGCCAGTGTCGAAAATAACGAGGGCATGCCAAGCTTTTTGAAAACGCTCAGTCCTACAGCAACCGCTGTTTTAGTCGAGAGCCGTGCCGAAAATGATGCAAAATTGGATGAAAATATTGCAATTATCTTGGAAAAACTTGCTCACATTGAACCTGAGATGCCACTGCATTTTACCAAAGACGTCTATGAGTACACCAAATACTGGAAAATTCGCAAAGGGCTTTTCCCTGCTGTTGGAGCTGTCAGAGAGAGTGGAACAACTGTTATCATTGAAGATGTTGCGTATCCTATCGAATCTTTGGCGGATGCAACACTAGAGCTTCAAGAGTTATTTAAAAAATATGGCTATAACGAAGCGATTATCTTTGGGCATGCGCTTGATGGTAACCTACACTTTGTCTTTACCCAAGCGTTTGATGATGAAGCCGAAATCAAACGCTATGAAGCCTTTATGCAAGAAGTAGCAGAGCAAGTCGCGACCAAATACCAAGGAAGCCTCAAAGCAGAACACGGGACAGGTCGTAATATGGCGCCATTTGTTGAGTTGGAGTGGGGCAGTGATGCGTATGTGTTGATGAAGGAAATCAAAGCGATTTTCGATCCTAAGGGACTTATCAATCCAGGCGTTATCATCAACGCAGACCCAAAAGCGCATCTCAAAAATTTCAAGTCGATGCCTGCAACGGATGAGTACATTGATAAATGCATCGAATGCGGTTTTTGTGAGCCAACGTGTCCATCGAATTTTATTACATTAACACCTCGTCAGCGTATTGTCGCTAATCGTTATATGACAACGCTTAAAAATGAAGGCGAAGAAGAAGCACTTGAAGCGTTTAGTGCATTGTACCAGTATGATGGCATTGAAACCTGCGCAACCTGCTCACTTTGTTCTCTCACGTGTCCTGTGGGCATTGATACAGGTTCCTTAACGAAGAAACTTAGAGCTAATCAAATAGGCTCTCTAGGACACTCCATCGCTGGATTTATGGCAGATCATTACGGTGGCATTTTAAGTACGGGAAGTGTTGCGCTTAGTGCCGTCAAAGGTGTGAATGCGGTAATCCCTAATAGCATTATGAAAGGCATGAGCGAGGGGCTTAGAGCAATCACTGCGAATAAACTACCACTCTGGTCAGCGAGCCTTCCTGCTGGGCACCGCTTCCATCCAAGCATCAAACGTACGGGTAAAGCGGATAAAGTGGTCTATTTTTCATCCTGTATCAACCGAACCATGGCAAATCCAAATGAAAAATCAAACGAGAAGTCTTTGGATGTAGTCATCATAGGCATTTTGGAAAAAGCGGGATACGATGTGATCATCCCGAGCGCCATTGATGGACTCTGCTGTGGTATGCCGTTTTCCAGTAAAGGGTATAAACAAGAGGGAAAACAAAAATCGGATGAACTGAAAAATGCACTTCTTAGAGCCAGTGAAAATGGCACATATCCTATTTTATGTGATATGAGCCCTTGCAGTAAAACAATGGCACAAAACTTTGGTGATGAACTCAAAGTCCACGATACGGTTGAGTTCATTTTAGAGTATCTTGTTGGCAAAGTCACATTTACACCGATTGATGAGCCTGTTGTTATTCACCCAACGTGTAGTACGCGCAAAATGGGTTTGACTGAGAAATTGGAGAAAGTTGCTCGCCTTTGCAGTACCAAAGTGACTATTCCTGCCGAGATCGGCTGTTGTGGTTTTGCGGGAGATCGTGGATTTACCTTTCCTGAGTTGAATAAATCAGCACTTCGCCACCTCAAAGCCGCCATCCCTGAAGATACAAAACTGGCATTTTCAACCAGTAAAACGTGTGAAATAGGTCTCAGCGAAGAGAGTGGACTCAACTATCGCTCACTTTTCTACCTCGTAGAACGCGCTATTTCGTAA
- a CDS encoding biotin/lipoyl-containing protein → MAKKYIDVMDTTFRDGFQSVFGGRVLMDDFLPAVAAARDAGINHFEFGGGARFQSLYFYLNEDAFEMMDRFRSIAGPDANLQTLARGVNTVMLDTGNRELIDLHAKMFRKHGTSTIRNFDALNDIENLKYSGERIVHHGLKHEIVVTMMDLPPGCVGAHDVAFYEKTLRDILNSGIPYHSVCFKDASGTSSPQKVYETIKMAKRLLPEGMHVRLHTHETAGVSVACYLAALEAGVDGIDLAASPVSGGTSQPDILTMLHAVKGKDYDLGGLELEKILTYEDVLQDCLKDYFMPPEAVQVSPLIPFSPMPGGALTANTQMLRDNNILHKFPEIIKAMREVVEKGGYGTSVTPVSQFYFQQAFNNVMFGPWTKIAEGYGKMVLGYFGRTPVAPNAKIVALASKQLKLEPTKKNALDLADADDSKSLLHVKELLEKEGLKTTEENLFIAASCKEKGIAFLKGEAKANVRKIGKADKEKVLCNASEDYTVIVNGQKYNVKSSDKQDAFVINGQEYFIEIEEGCSEDNSNAALIPANGSEVRAGVPGTIFKVLVNVGDKVTKGQPVIIIEAMKMEIEVAASVDGVVSSVRVNVGDTIVNNQLLVTL, encoded by the coding sequence ATGGCGAAAAAATACATCGATGTGATGGATACTACGTTTAGAGATGGATTTCAATCGGTTTTTGGTGGACGTGTACTTATGGATGACTTTTTGCCGGCAGTAGCTGCGGCAAGGGACGCTGGTATTAACCATTTTGAATTTGGAGGAGGGGCTCGTTTTCAAAGTCTTTACTTCTATCTCAATGAAGATGCTTTTGAAATGATGGATAGATTCCGCTCCATCGCAGGACCTGATGCCAACCTTCAAACGTTAGCACGTGGCGTTAACACTGTTATGCTCGATACTGGAAACCGCGAGCTTATTGATTTGCATGCGAAAATGTTTAGAAAACATGGTACATCAACTATTCGTAACTTTGATGCGCTCAATGATATTGAAAACCTCAAATACAGCGGTGAGAGAATTGTACACCATGGTCTTAAACACGAGATTGTTGTTACAATGATGGATTTGCCTCCAGGATGCGTGGGTGCGCATGATGTTGCCTTTTATGAAAAAACACTCAGAGATATTTTAAATTCAGGTATCCCTTATCATAGCGTCTGTTTTAAAGATGCAAGTGGAACATCCAGTCCGCAAAAAGTGTATGAAACCATTAAAATGGCTAAAAGACTTCTTCCTGAGGGCATGCATGTAAGACTTCATACGCATGAAACAGCTGGTGTTAGTGTTGCTTGTTACTTGGCAGCGCTTGAAGCAGGTGTGGATGGTATCGATCTTGCTGCCTCTCCTGTGAGTGGTGGTACGTCTCAGCCAGACATTCTAACGATGCTTCATGCTGTTAAAGGTAAAGATTACGATCTTGGTGGTCTTGAACTTGAAAAAATCCTCACCTATGAAGATGTTTTACAAGATTGTTTAAAAGACTACTTTATGCCACCAGAAGCAGTACAAGTTTCTCCACTGATTCCTTTCTCCCCAATGCCAGGCGGCGCATTAACTGCCAACACTCAAATGCTTCGCGATAACAACATTTTGCATAAATTCCCTGAAATCATTAAAGCAATGCGTGAAGTGGTTGAAAAAGGTGGATATGGTACGAGTGTTACGCCTGTATCACAATTTTATTTCCAACAAGCATTTAACAACGTTATGTTTGGACCATGGACAAAAATTGCAGAAGGCTATGGCAAAATGGTTTTAGGTTACTTTGGAAGAACACCCGTAGCGCCAAATGCTAAAATTGTTGCCCTTGCAAGTAAGCAACTTAAACTTGAACCAACCAAGAAAAATGCACTCGATCTTGCTGATGCTGACGATAGTAAATCTCTTTTACATGTAAAAGAACTTTTGGAAAAAGAGGGTCTTAAAACAACAGAAGAAAACCTCTTTATCGCCGCTTCGTGTAAAGAAAAAGGAATTGCATTCTTAAAAGGTGAAGCAAAAGCCAACGTACGTAAAATTGGTAAAGCCGATAAAGAAAAAGTATTGTGCAATGCTTCTGAAGATTACACCGTGATTGTCAATGGTCAAAAGTATAATGTTAAATCTTCTGATAAACAAGATGCGTTTGTTATTAACGGACAAGAGTATTTTATTGAAATTGAAGAGGGCTGTAGCGAAGATAATAGCAATGCGGCACTTATCCCAGCAAATGGATCAGAAGTGCGAGCAGGTGTTCCTGGCACTATTTTTAAAGTTCTTGTCAATGTCGGTGATAAAGTGACTAAAGGACAACCTGTTATTATTATTGAAGCAATGAAAATGGAAATCGAAGTGGCGGCATCCGTAGATGGTGTGGTCAGCAGTGTGAGAGTTAATGTCGGCGATACGATCGTTAATAATCAACTACTTGTCACTTTATAA
- the pckA gene encoding phosphoenolpyruvate carboxykinase (ATP) — translation MSKINEIEKLGLTNIEKIHYNLSYDELLKHEIANNEGRVTSNGTFSVDTGIFTGRSPKDKYFVDQEPSNKYISWGKMNQKVSKEVFNELFAKVKKQLSGKDIYVQDAYSGGTLASRKSIRVVTEIAWQAHFVKNMFIRPSEEELVNFKPDFVLYNACKMANDDYKKQGLHSDVFVVFNVEENIAIIGGTWYGGEIKKGIFSMMNYWLPLEGKLSMHCSANVGEKGDTALFFGLSGTGKTTLSTDPKRKLIGDDEHGWDDDGIFNFEGGCYAKCINLDPSSEPEIYGAIRQDALLENVVINDNHVVDYADASKTENTRVSYPIYHIDNHESSLQAGHPKKIIFLSADAFGVLPPVSKLTKEQAMYYFLSGYTAKVAGTERGITEPVATFSACFGEAFLPLHPTAYAKLLGEKIAKHNVDVYLVNTGWTGGSYGVGKRMSIKATRACINAILDGSINECEFESIPVFNIQVPKALAGVPTEILNPKNTWENKSLYDATRDELAEMFIENFKKYITSDSDFSIAGPKL, via the coding sequence ATGTCGAAGATTAATGAAATAGAGAAGTTAGGGTTAACCAATATTGAAAAAATTCACTACAATCTGAGTTATGATGAGCTATTAAAACACGAAATTGCTAATAACGAAGGTCGTGTTACAAGCAATGGAACATTTAGCGTTGATACAGGAATTTTTACTGGACGTAGCCCAAAAGATAAATATTTTGTAGATCAAGAGCCTTCCAACAAGTATATTTCATGGGGAAAAATGAACCAAAAGGTGAGTAAAGAAGTCTTTAATGAGTTGTTTGCAAAAGTGAAGAAACAGCTCTCTGGTAAAGATATTTACGTTCAAGATGCATACAGTGGCGGTACTTTAGCAAGTCGAAAAAGTATTCGTGTGGTTACTGAAATTGCATGGCAAGCACATTTTGTAAAAAATATGTTTATCAGACCTTCCGAAGAAGAACTTGTCAATTTTAAACCAGACTTCGTACTCTACAATGCATGTAAAATGGCGAATGATGATTATAAAAAACAGGGTCTTCACTCTGATGTTTTTGTGGTTTTTAACGTCGAAGAGAATATCGCGATTATTGGTGGTACATGGTACGGTGGAGAGATTAAAAAGGGTATCTTCTCTATGATGAACTACTGGTTACCATTAGAAGGCAAACTCTCTATGCATTGTTCTGCCAATGTGGGTGAAAAAGGTGACACCGCTCTTTTTTTTGGTCTTTCAGGTACCGGTAAAACAACCCTTTCAACAGACCCTAAGCGCAAGTTGATTGGTGATGACGAACATGGTTGGGATGACGATGGCATCTTTAACTTTGAAGGTGGCTGTTACGCAAAATGTATCAATCTTGATCCAAGCAGTGAACCTGAAATTTATGGTGCCATTCGCCAAGATGCACTTCTTGAAAACGTTGTGATTAACGACAACCATGTTGTTGATTATGCTGATGCCTCCAAAACTGAAAATACTCGCGTTTCATACCCAATCTATCACATCGATAATCATGAATCAAGCTTACAAGCAGGACATCCTAAAAAGATTATCTTTTTAAGTGCTGATGCATTTGGTGTTTTACCTCCTGTTTCCAAACTCACGAAAGAGCAAGCGATGTACTATTTTCTTAGTGGATATACGGCTAAAGTTGCAGGAACAGAGCGTGGCATTACAGAGCCTGTTGCAACGTTTAGTGCATGTTTTGGTGAGGCTTTCTTACCACTGCATCCAACGGCGTATGCAAAACTTTTAGGTGAAAAAATCGCCAAACATAATGTCGATGTTTATTTGGTAAACACTGGCTGGACAGGCGGAAGCTATGGTGTCGGTAAACGTATGAGTATCAAAGCAACGCGTGCATGCATCAATGCAATCCTAGATGGCAGTATCAACGAGTGTGAGTTCGAAAGTATTCCTGTTTTTAACATTCAAGTACCAAAAGCGCTTGCAGGTGTTCCAACTGAGATTCTTAATCCTAAAAATACATGGGAAAATAAAAGCCTTTATGATGCAACCAGAGATGAGCTTGCTGAGATGTTTATTGAGAACTTCAAAAAGTATATTACTTCGGATTCTGATTTTTCAATTGCTGGTCCAAAACTCTAA
- the argH gene encoding argininosuccinate lyase: protein MSKLWSGRFAASGAALLDEFNASLPFDQKLYEEDIKGSIAHATMLAKQGILTQEEADQIATGLLQIKQEIEAGTFVFDIAHEDIHMSVETRLIDLIGEAGKRLHTARSRNDQVAVDFRLYVQKQNIVIVRVLEEVIDVLMNIAKEHTNTLLPGMTHLQHAQPINLAFHLLAYVSMFKRDIERIESSYQRNNVLPLGCAALAGTPHNIDREYVAKLLGFDSVSVNCLDTVSDRDFALEILFNISTIMMHVSRFAEELILWSSYEFKFVTLSDEYSTGSSIMPQKKNPDVPELLRGKTGRVNGNLISLLTVLKGLPLAYNKDMQEDKEGVFDSVETVYMSLNILKEAVRTMTINVGRMKQACEMGHLSATDLADYLVQKCNIPFREAHFITGRAVAHAESLGIDLSVMSVPELQKVDARIGEDVSQYLSLVHSMNARTSQGGTAVTSTCKQIEIFETWMKARK from the coding sequence ATGTCAAAGCTATGGTCTGGCAGATTTGCCGCAAGCGGAGCAGCTCTACTCGACGAATTTAACGCTTCATTACCTTTCGATCAAAAACTATACGAAGAGGATATTAAAGGCTCCATTGCCCATGCAACAATGCTTGCAAAGCAGGGTATTCTTACTCAAGAAGAAGCCGATCAAATCGCAACAGGATTGTTGCAAATCAAACAAGAAATCGAAGCAGGAACATTTGTTTTTGATATTGCCCATGAAGATATTCATATGTCTGTGGAGACAAGACTCATTGATCTTATTGGAGAAGCGGGAAAACGCCTTCATACAGCGCGTAGTCGTAACGACCAAGTCGCGGTTGATTTTAGACTTTATGTGCAAAAACAGAATATAGTGATTGTTCGCGTGTTGGAAGAGGTGATTGACGTTTTGATGAATATTGCCAAAGAGCATACCAACACGTTACTTCCCGGTATGACGCATCTGCAACATGCTCAACCGATAAATCTTGCTTTTCATCTTTTAGCCTATGTATCGATGTTTAAACGTGATATTGAACGAATAGAAAGCTCATACCAGCGAAACAATGTCTTACCACTTGGTTGTGCAGCATTGGCTGGAACACCTCATAATATTGACAGAGAGTATGTTGCAAAACTATTAGGTTTTGATAGTGTTAGTGTCAATTGTCTTGATACGGTGAGTGATCGTGATTTTGCGTTAGAAATTCTTTTTAATATTTCAACTATTATGATGCACGTTTCGCGTTTTGCAGAAGAGCTTATTTTATGGTCAAGCTATGAGTTTAAATTTGTTACCTTAAGCGATGAGTATTCTACCGGCAGCTCCATTATGCCACAGAAGAAAAATCCTGATGTACCTGAGCTTTTACGCGGTAAAACAGGACGTGTGAATGGCAATCTTATTTCGCTTTTAACCGTGCTAAAAGGGCTTCCTTTGGCGTACAATAAAGATATGCAAGAGGATAAAGAGGGCGTGTTCGACAGTGTTGAAACCGTTTATATGTCACTCAATATTCTTAAAGAAGCGGTACGTACGATGACGATCAATGTAGGTCGCATGAAACAAGCGTGTGAAATGGGTCACTTAAGTGCAACCGATTTGGCAGACTACTTGGTTCAAAAGTGTAATATTCCTTTCCGCGAAGCCCATTTCATTACAGGACGTGCCGTAGCGCATGCGGAGAGTTTAGGAATAGATCTTAGTGTTATGAGTGTGCCTGAGCTTCAAAAAGTTGATGCACGCATTGGTGAAGACGTGAGTCAATACCTCTCTTTAGTCCATTCTATGAACGCACGAACCTCCCAAGGTGGAACGGCGGTAACTTCTACATGTAAACAGATTGAAATTTTTGAAACATGGATGAAAGCACGTAAATAA
- a CDS encoding histidine triad nucleotide-binding protein: MTIFSKIVSGEIPCNKVLENEEFLAFHDINPKAPVHILIIPKKEYKCFQEVDPKIMVGLTEFTHKIAKLLGLDESGYRLITNNGSDGGQEVMHLHFHLLGGAKLSWSHLSDSDSHKFL, from the coding sequence ATGACTATCTTTAGTAAAATTGTAAGTGGCGAAATTCCTTGCAACAAAGTACTTGAAAATGAGGAGTTTTTAGCGTTTCACGATATTAACCCAAAAGCGCCTGTGCATATCCTCATTATCCCAAAAAAAGAGTATAAATGCTTTCAAGAAGTTGATCCAAAAATCATGGTGGGACTCACAGAATTCACGCACAAAATTGCAAAACTTTTAGGTTTGGATGAGAGTGGATATCGCTTGATTACGAATAACGGAAGTGATGGTGGGCAAGAAGTAATGCATCTACATTTTCATCTTTTGGGTGGGGCAAAACTTTCGTGGAGTCACCTCAGCGACAGCGACTCACATAAATTTCTTTAA
- the pheS gene encoding phenylalanine--tRNA ligase subunit alpha, translating into MKDMENAIAACTSLVELEKMRVSLFGKKGYFAAQFEELKKLDGDAKKEFAQNLNVNKENFLERLNEKKSALEAVMIEEQMRKSSVDVTLFNQESAAGALHPVMDTMDKIIEYFVSMNFSIEEGPLVEDDFHNFEALNLPKYHPARDMQDTFYFKDSMLLRTHTSPVQIRTMLKQKAPIRMICPGAVFRRDFDITHTPMFHQVEGLVVDKAGKVSFANLKFILEDFLKYMFGDVKVRFRPSFFPFTEPSAEADISCIFCKGEGCRVCSHTGWLEVLGCGVVDPNVFKAVGYKDVSGYAFGLGVERFAMLLHQIPDLRSLFEGDLRLLEQFR; encoded by the coding sequence TTGAAAGATATGGAAAATGCGATAGCTGCGTGCACATCGCTTGTTGAATTAGAAAAGATGCGCGTCTCTCTTTTTGGTAAAAAAGGGTATTTTGCGGCACAGTTTGAAGAGCTTAAAAAGCTTGATGGTGATGCAAAAAAAGAGTTCGCTCAAAATCTTAATGTCAACAAAGAAAATTTTTTAGAACGACTTAATGAAAAAAAGAGTGCTTTAGAAGCAGTGATGATTGAAGAGCAGATGCGTAAAAGCAGTGTCGATGTGACACTTTTTAATCAAGAAAGTGCTGCAGGTGCGCTTCATCCTGTCATGGACACGATGGATAAAATCATCGAATATTTTGTGAGCATGAACTTTTCGATTGAAGAAGGTCCTCTGGTTGAAGACGACTTTCATAACTTTGAAGCATTGAATCTTCCTAAATATCACCCTGCACGTGATATGCAAGACACATTTTATTTTAAAGATTCGATGCTCCTTCGTACCCACACTTCACCTGTTCAAATCAGGACGATGCTGAAACAAAAAGCGCCGATTCGTATGATCTGCCCAGGTGCTGTCTTTAGACGTGATTTTGATATAACACATACACCGATGTTTCACCAAGTCGAAGGTTTGGTGGTTGATAAAGCTGGAAAAGTCTCTTTTGCTAATCTAAAATTTATTCTCGAAGACTTTTTAAAGTACATGTTTGGCGATGTCAAAGTACGTTTTCGTCCTAGCTTTTTCCCATTCACGGAACCGAGTGCGGAAGCAGATATTAGCTGTATTTTCTGTAAAGGCGAGGGGTGTCGCGTTTGTTCACACACAGGTTGGCTTGAAGTGCTTGGCTGTGGTGTGGTTGACCCTAATGTCTTTAAAGCCGTAGGGTATAAAGATGTGAGTGGCTATGCCTTTGGACTTGGCGTTGAGCGATTTGCAATGCTCTTACACCAAATTCCTGATTTACGATCGTTATTTGAGGGTGATTTGAGATTATTGGAGCAATTTAGATGA